One Nerophis ophidion isolate RoL-2023_Sa linkage group LG06, RoL_Noph_v1.0, whole genome shotgun sequence genomic region harbors:
- the LOC133553981 gene encoding frizzled-7-like, whose translation MATVGTWPLWLSYAFPLLLPWGCAQQHKGFSIPGHGFCQTISIPLCTDIAYNQTIMPNLLGHTNQEDAGLEVHQFYPLVEVQCSADLKFFLCSMYAPVCTVLEQAIPPCRTLCDRARHGCEALMNTFGFQWPERLRCENFPVHGAGQICVGQNTSGSSDPMPDPTLNLPELFNLPSHAFSNPPFSCPSQLKVPAYLSYRFLGAEDCGAPCEFSMPGGLMYFREEELKFGRLWIAFWALLCCVSTLFTVLTYAVDAQRFPYPERSVVFLSGCHFMVALVYIAGFLLEEKVICVDKFKVDGWKMVVQGTKKEGCTILFIVAYFFSMASSNWWVILSFTWFLSAGKKWGHEAIQANSRHFHLVAWSMPALKTVTILAMGQVEGDLLTGVCYVGVYDVNALRGFVLAPLFISLLVGTSFLLAGFVSLFRIRTTMKLGGTETEKLEKLMVRIGVFSVLYTLPATTVVACHFYEQALRPQWELTWRLWTCKQLAVPCPSGNFTPKMPVFTVFMIKYLMHMNVGITSGFWIWSGKTVESWRHFYKRLSGSELGDATL comes from the coding sequence ATGGCTACTGTGGGGACCTGGCCGTTGTGGTTAAGCTATGCCTTCCCCCTGCTGCTTCCATGGGGCTGTGCTCAACAACACAAGGGGTTTTCTATCCCTGGACATGGATTTTGCCAGACTATCTCGATCCCACTGTGTACTGACATCGCCTATAATCAGACCATCATGCCCAACCTACTGGGCCACACTAACCAAGAAGACGCCGGGCTGGAGGTTCACCAATTCTACCCACTTGTCGAAGTCCAGTGCTCTGCAGACCTTAAGTTCTTCCTGTGCTCCATGTATGCGCCAGTGTGCACCGTTCTAGAGCAAGCTATTCCACCCTGCAGGACTCTGTGTGACCGCGCTCGGCATGGCTGTGAGGCACTAATGAATACATTTGGCTTTCAGTGGCCAGAAAGACTGCGCTGCGAGAATTTCCCTGTCCACGGTGCCGGACAGATCTGCGTGGGTCAGAACACATCTGGGAGCAGTGATCCAATGCCAGATCCTACTCTGAATCTCCCAGAGCTGTTCAACTTGCCGTCACACGCCTTCAGCAACCCACCCTTTTCCTGCCCATCACAACTGAAGGTACCGGCTTACCTCAGCTACCGCTTCCTCGGTGCAGAGGACTGCGGTGCTCCCTGTGAGTTCTCCATGCCTGGTGGACTGATGTACTTCAGAGAGGAGGAGCTCAAGTTTGGACGGCTCTGGATTGCCTTTTGggctttattgtgttgtgtcagCACTCTCTTCACCGTCTTGACTTACGCAGTAGACGCACAGCGCTTTCCGTACCCCGAGAGATCTGTTGTCTTTCTCTCAGGTTGCCACTTTATGGTTGCCCTGGTGTACATTGCCGGCTTCCTGCTGGAGGAAAAGGTCATCTGTGTGGACAAGTTTAAGGTGGACGGTTGGAAGATGGTGGTTCAGGGTACCAAAAAAGAGGGCTGCACCATCCTCTTTATCGTGGCCTATTTCTTCAGTATGGCGAGCTCCAACTGGTGGGTCATTTTGTCTTTCACCTGGTTTTTGTCAGCGGGGAAGAAGTGGGGACACGAGGCCATACAGGCAAATTCCAGACACTTCCACCTGGTGGCATGGTCGATGCCAGCCTTGAAAACTGTCACCATCCTGGCTATGGGGCAGGTGGAGGGTGACCTCTTGACCGGCGTGTGCTATGTGGGTGTGTACGATGTCAACGCTCTGCGGGGCTTTGTGCTGGCCCCGCTCTTCATCTCCCTCCTCGTCGGGACTTCTTTTTTGCTGGCTGGCTTTGTGTCGCTCTTCCGCATTCGCACCACCATGAAGCTTGGTGGTACTGAGACGGAGAAGCTAGAGAAGCTGATGGTGCGGATTGGTGTGTTCAGCGTACTGTACACACTACCCGCCACCACTGTGGTAGCCTGCCACTTCTACGAGCAGGCACTTCGACCGCAGTGGGAACTCACGTGGCGTTTGTGGACGTGCAAGCAACTCGCAGTTCCATGCCCTTCCGGCAACTTTACTCCAAAGATGCCGGTATTCACTGTGTTCATGATCAAGTACCTGATGCACATGAATGTTGGGATCACATCAGGCTTCTGGATCTGGTCTGGAAAGACTGTGGAGTCCTGGCGTCACTTTTATAAGAGACTGAGTGGCTCAGAGCTGGGAGATGCAACACTATAG
- the LOC133553982 gene encoding claudin-22-like, whose protein sequence is MDPRSLVLELIGVALSACAWWLLLACTLMSAWLTLSTELLPAEVYEMGLWETCVVQAHGALLCRRHESPLTLPRDIKLARALVCTALCAGLLALGCAIPGLHVINVGDRRAKKVMKMSGGVVSVVSAVLVLVAVSYVAHVAALRFFDESVPEIMPRWEFGDALFCGWTAGVLHLTAGVLLLASCASMRSFHAADPVETLQTGTLGTRTEYV, encoded by the coding sequence ATGGACCCGAGGAGTCTCGTCCTGGAGCTGATCGGGGTCGCGCTGAGTGCGTGCGCATGGTGGCTGCTGCTGGCGTGCACTCTTATGTCCGCTTGGCTCACCTTGTCTACGGAGCTACTTCCGGCGGAAGTGTACGAAATGGGCCTGTGGGAGACGTGCGTGGTGCAGGCGCACGGCGCGCTCCTGTGTCGGCGGCACGAAAGCCCACTGACGCTGCCGCGCGACATCAAGCTGGCGCGCGCGCTCGTGTGCACGGCGCTGTGCGCGGGGCTTCTCGCGCTCGGGTGCGCCATCCCGGGCCTGCACGTGATCAACGTGGGTGACCGGCGCGCCAAAAAAGTGATGAAGATGTCGGGCGGGGTGGTGAGTGTTGTGAGTGCGGTCCTGGTTCTGGTCGCAGTGTCCTACGTCGCTCATGTGGCCGCGCTGCGCTTCTTCGACGAGTCGGTGCCGGAGATAATGCCGCGCTGGGAGTTCGGCGACGCGCTCTTCTGCGGCTGGACGGCAGGTGTGCTGCACCTGACGGCAGGTGTGCTGCTGCTCGCCTCCTGTGCGTCCATGCGGAGCTTTCACGCTGCAGACCCAGTGGAGACGCTGCAAACCGGAACCCTCGGAACCAGGACGGAGTACGTGTGA